A stretch of Caenibius tardaugens NBRC 16725 DNA encodes these proteins:
- the glyA gene encoding serine hydroxymethyltransferase yields MSTDTMNRFWNDTLAQADPEVAAAIASELKRQRNKIELIASENIASKAVLEATGSVFTNKYAEGYPGKRYYGGCDYADVVETLAIERAKQLFGCAFANVQPNSGSQMNQAVFLALLQPGDTFMGLDLNSGGHLTHGSPVNMSGKWFNPVPYGVRPDDELIDMDEVARIARECKPKLIIAGGTAYSRIWDFPRFREIADEVGAYLMVDMSHFSGLVAGGEHPSPFPHAHVVTSTTHKSLRGPRSGIILTNDEDLAKKFNSAVFPGLQGGPLVHVIAAKAVAFGEALRPDFKVYAKNVVANARALAASVEEHGLRIVSGGTDNHLMLVDLTAKDVTGKSAEKGLDRAWLTCNKNGIPFDTRSPFVTSGVRLGTPAGTTRGFGTDEFRKIGALIAEVVEGLSRNGEEGDGQVEERVRAQVEELCQSFPVYPGM; encoded by the coding sequence ATGAGCACCGATACCATGAACCGTTTCTGGAACGACACGCTGGCGCAGGCCGACCCTGAAGTGGCGGCCGCCATTGCCAGCGAACTGAAGCGGCAGCGCAACAAGATTGAACTGATCGCCAGCGAAAACATCGCCAGCAAGGCCGTTCTCGAAGCCACGGGTTCCGTTTTCACCAACAAATACGCCGAAGGCTATCCCGGCAAGCGTTACTATGGCGGCTGCGACTATGCCGATGTGGTGGAAACGTTGGCCATTGAACGGGCCAAGCAGCTTTTCGGTTGCGCCTTCGCCAATGTGCAGCCCAATTCGGGCAGCCAGATGAACCAGGCGGTGTTCCTTGCCCTGCTTCAGCCGGGCGACACCTTCATGGGGCTCGATCTCAACTCGGGCGGGCACCTCACTCACGGTTCGCCGGTCAACATGTCGGGCAAGTGGTTCAACCCGGTCCCTTACGGCGTGCGTCCGGACGATGAACTGATCGACATGGACGAAGTCGCCCGCATCGCGCGCGAATGCAAACCGAAGTTGATCATCGCTGGCGGCACCGCCTATTCACGCATCTGGGATTTCCCGCGTTTTCGCGAAATTGCGGATGAAGTGGGCGCCTATCTGATGGTCGACATGTCGCACTTCTCCGGTCTGGTGGCTGGTGGCGAACACCCCTCGCCCTTCCCGCATGCCCACGTGGTGACCAGCACCACGCACAAGAGCCTGCGTGGCCCCCGCTCGGGCATCATCCTGACCAATGACGAAGATCTGGCCAAGAAGTTCAATTCGGCTGTCTTCCCCGGCCTTCAGGGCGGCCCGTTGGTACACGTGATCGCCGCAAAGGCGGTTGCCTTTGGCGAAGCGCTGCGCCCTGACTTCAAGGTCTATGCCAAAAACGTGGTCGCCAACGCCCGCGCTCTGGCAGCCAGTGTTGAAGAACATGGCCTGCGCATCGTATCAGGCGGCACCGACAACCACCTGATGCTGGTCGATCTCACGGCCAAGGATGTCACTGGCAAATCGGCGGAAAAGGGCCTCGATCGCGCCTGGCTGACATGCAACAAGAACGGTATTCCGTTCGATACCCGGTCGCCGTTTGTGACCTCGGGTGTGCGCCTTGGCACGCCTGCGGGCACGACGCGCGGTTTCGGCACGGATGAATTCCGCAAGATCGGCGCGCTGATTGCAGAGGTTGTCGAAGGTCTTTCGCGCAATGGCGAAGAAGGCGACGGCCAGGTGGAAGAACGGGTCCGTGCGCAGGTCGAGGAACTGTGCCAGTCGTTCCCCGTCTATCCGGGCATGTGA
- the rpiB gene encoding ribose 5-phosphate isomerase B: MRIAIASDHAAVDLKAELREYLIELGHEVADLGPETADRVDYPDYGYKLASVVADGTAKYGVALCGSGIGISIAVNRHPALRCALVSEPLSAALAREHNNANAIAMGARLTGIDMAKACLDAFLSTEFGGGRHGPRVDKLSNPATGN; this comes from the coding sequence GTGCGTATTGCCATCGCTTCCGACCACGCAGCCGTCGATCTCAAGGCTGAATTGCGTGAATATCTGATCGAACTGGGCCACGAGGTCGCTGATCTCGGGCCGGAAACCGCAGACCGGGTCGATTACCCCGATTACGGCTACAAGCTGGCCTCTGTCGTTGCCGACGGCACTGCGAAATATGGCGTGGCGCTGTGCGGATCGGGCATTGGCATTTCGATCGCCGTCAATCGCCACCCTGCACTGCGTTGCGCGCTGGTGTCCGAACCGCTTTCGGCAGCTCTCGCCCGCGAACACAACAATGCCAACGCCATCGCCATGGGCGCGCGGCTGACCGGCATCGACATGGCCAAGGCCTGCCTTGACGCTTTTCTCTCCACCGAATTCGGCGGCGGCCGCCATGGTCCGCGCGTCGACAAGCTGTCCAACCCTGCCACCGGGAACTGA
- the rpsD gene encoding 30S ribosomal protein S4 — MSKRKASKYKIDRRLGENIWGRPKSSVNRRSYGPGQHGQRRKSKLSDYGLQLRAKQKLKGYYGDVTEKQFKRTYQEASSMKGDTGQNLIGLLEQRLDMVVYRAKFAPTIFAARQIVSHGHIRVNGVKCNIASRRVFPGDVISLGNKAKEMALVIEAQGLPERDIPEYVATDGNDKVTFVRVPTLDEVPYPVKMEPNLVVEFYSR; from the coding sequence ATGTCGAAGCGCAAGGCATCCAAGTATAAAATTGATCGCCGCCTTGGCGAAAACATCTGGGGCCGTCCCAAGAGCTCGGTAAACCGCCGCAGCTACGGTCCGGGCCAGCACGGCCAACGCCGCAAGAGCAAGCTGTCGGACTATGGCCTCCAGCTCCGCGCCAAGCAGAAGCTTAAGGGCTACTACGGCGATGTGACGGAAAAGCAGTTCAAGCGCACCTATCAGGAAGCGTCGAGCATGAAGGGCGATACCGGTCAGAACCTGATCGGCCTGCTCGAACAGCGCCTCGACATGGTTGTGTACCGCGCCAAGTTCGCGCCGACCATTTTCGCTGCGCGCCAGATCGTCAGCCATGGTCACATTCGCGTCAATGGCGTGAAGTGCAACATCGCCAGCCGCCGCGTTTTCCCGGGTGACGTGATCAGCCTCGGCAACAAGGCCAAGGAAATGGCTCTGGTTATCGAAGCGCAAGGCCTGCCCGAACGTGACATTCCGGAATACGTTGCCACAGACGGCAACGACAAGGTGACCTTCGTGCGCGTTCCGACGCTGGACGAAGTCCCCTATCCGGTGAAGATGGAACCGAATCTGGTCGTCGAATTCTATTCGCGCTGA
- the tgt gene encoding tRNA guanosine(34) transglycosylase Tgt has translation MTRFAFTINARDGKARTGRIAMQRGEIRTPAFMPVGTAATVKAMKPEDVRQTGADIILGNTYHLMLRPGAERVARLGGLHRFMNWDRPILTDSGGYQVMSLSDLRKITEEGVRFSSHLDGSKHLLTPERSMEIQRLLGSDIVMAFDECPRADEPRDVIARSMEMSMRWAKRSRDGFDSGGDHAARAALFGIQQGALDEELRGQSAQALREIGFDGYAIGGLAVGEGQEAMFATLDFAPGQLPDDRPRYLMGVGKPDDLVGAVERGVDMFDCVLPSRSGRNGQAFTWNGPLNIRNAKHAEDTGPLDERCTCPTCGKYSRAYLHHLVKSGEILGAMLMTEHNLSFYQQLMQAMRDAIVEGRFAAYARDFRRNYLKS, from the coding sequence ATGACCCGATTTGCCTTCACCATAAATGCCCGCGATGGCAAGGCCCGAACCGGGCGGATTGCCATGCAGCGTGGCGAAATTCGCACACCGGCTTTCATGCCGGTCGGAACCGCTGCCACTGTCAAGGCTATGAAGCCGGAGGATGTCCGCCAGACAGGTGCCGATATCATTCTGGGCAACACCTATCACCTGATGTTGCGGCCAGGTGCGGAACGGGTGGCCCGGCTTGGCGGGTTGCACCGCTTCATGAACTGGGATCGCCCAATTCTCACCGACAGCGGCGGCTATCAGGTGATGAGCCTGTCCGACCTGCGGAAGATCACTGAAGAAGGTGTACGATTTTCCAGCCATCTTGACGGGTCGAAGCATCTGTTGACGCCCGAACGCTCCATGGAAATTCAGCGCCTGCTGGGTTCCGATATCGTCATGGCTTTCGATGAATGCCCGCGCGCGGATGAACCGCGCGATGTGATTGCGCGGTCTATGGAAATGTCGATGCGTTGGGCAAAGCGGAGCCGAGACGGCTTCGACAGCGGCGGCGATCATGCCGCCCGTGCGGCGCTGTTCGGCATTCAGCAGGGCGCGCTGGACGAGGAACTGCGTGGGCAGAGCGCGCAGGCGCTACGGGAAATCGGTTTCGACGGGTATGCGATCGGTGGGTTGGCCGTGGGGGAAGGGCAGGAGGCGATGTTCGCCACGCTCGATTTCGCACCCGGACAATTGCCGGACGACAGGCCGCGCTACCTTATGGGCGTCGGCAAGCCTGACGATCTGGTCGGCGCGGTGGAGCGCGGGGTCGACATGTTCGACTGCGTGCTGCCTAGCCGTTCCGGCCGCAACGGGCAGGCATTCACTTGGAACGGCCCGCTCAACATCCGCAATGCGAAGCACGCGGAAGACACCGGCCCGCTGGACGAGCGTTGCACGTGCCCGACCTGCGGCAAATACAGCCGCGCCTATCTGCATCATCTGGTCAAATCGGGTGAGATTCTCGGTGCAATGCTGATGACGGAACACAACCTGTCGTTTTATCAGCAGCTGATGCAGGCAATGCGCGATGCCATTGTCGAAGGGCGTTTTGCAGCATATGCCCGTGATTTCAGAAGGAATTATCTGAAGTCCTGA
- a CDS encoding TSUP family transporter, whose product MELELWVFAALTAVCVVSGFIDAVAGGGGLLTMPALLSAGLPPHLALGTNKLQSLAGVTMAMRTYHRKGLLEIRPNITAVICILIASAAGALAVQMLDTKILNLIVPVLLVLCAAYVIFSPRMDDSDRHHVLTRKGYNPVAGGIGFYDGFFGPGAGSFYTTSLVALRGMGLTRATALSKLFNMTSNVGSLAMFIAGGKVFWTLGLCMCVGTVVGSWVGSHSAIRFGAKLIRPLLVTISLALTARLIWTYFTG is encoded by the coding sequence TTGGAACTCGAACTTTGGGTATTTGCGGCTTTGACTGCCGTCTGCGTCGTTTCGGGCTTTATCGATGCCGTGGCAGGCGGCGGTGGCTTGTTGACCATGCCTGCCCTGCTTTCCGCTGGCCTCCCCCCCCATCTCGCGCTGGGCACGAACAAGCTGCAATCGCTGGCTGGTGTCACGATGGCCATGCGCACCTACCATCGCAAAGGATTGCTGGAGATTCGCCCCAATATCACAGCCGTGATCTGCATTCTGATCGCCTCGGCCGCAGGTGCGCTTGCCGTCCAGATGCTGGATACGAAAATCCTCAACCTGATCGTCCCGGTACTGCTGGTGCTCTGTGCGGCATACGTGATCTTTTCGCCGCGGATGGACGATTCCGACCGCCATCATGTGCTCACACGCAAGGGATACAACCCCGTTGCAGGCGGGATTGGCTTCTATGACGGCTTCTTTGGGCCCGGCGCGGGCAGTTTCTACACCACTTCTTTGGTCGCCCTGCGCGGTATGGGGCTGACGCGCGCAACCGCCCTGTCCAAACTGTTCAACATGACATCCAATGTCGGCAGCCTTGCGATGTTTATTGCGGGCGGGAAGGTCTTCTGGACGCTCGGCCTGTGCATGTGTGTGGGCACCGTTGTGGGCAGCTGGGTGGGATCGCACAGCGCGATACGCTTCGGTGCAAAGCTGATCCGCCCGCTGTTGGTGACCATTTCCCTCGCGCTCACCGCACGGCTGATCTGGACCTATTTCACCGGATGA
- a CDS encoding ABC transporter ATP-binding protein — protein MEPILEIQGLTKSYAGGLIALDHVDLQVRKGEIFALLGPNGAGKTTLIGSVCGMVRPTSGSIRAFGQDMRKNWREARQRIGLVPQELGLDMFDTVDRQIRFSRGLFGRPPSEERIVQILASLQLLDKRYEQLRKLSGGMKRRVLIAKALSHDPDLLFLDEPTAGVDVELRRDMWRLIGDLREHGVTIILTTHYIEEAEEMADRVGIIDNGRILLVDDKQAIMTRLGRTEARFTLENPLAAIPAALEQFHLSLQDNGSTLVYRGGDGTGKGKAEVAQIARILIQHDVTFVALDQKESSLEDIFVELMHEQEAVS, from the coding sequence ATGGAACCCATTCTCGAAATACAAGGCCTTACCAAGAGCTATGCCGGTGGGCTGATCGCGCTCGACCATGTCGATCTGCAAGTGCGAAAAGGGGAAATTTTTGCGCTGCTCGGCCCGAACGGGGCGGGCAAGACGACGCTGATCGGGTCTGTATGCGGCATGGTCCGACCGACATCGGGATCGATTCGGGCTTTCGGGCAGGATATGCGTAAGAACTGGCGTGAGGCGCGCCAGCGCATCGGACTGGTGCCGCAGGAACTCGGGCTCGACATGTTCGATACGGTCGATCGCCAGATCCGTTTTTCGCGCGGCCTGTTCGGACGTCCGCCCAGCGAGGAACGGATCGTGCAGATCCTCGCCTCCTTGCAACTGCTCGACAAGCGATATGAGCAATTGCGCAAGCTTTCAGGCGGCATGAAACGGCGTGTGCTGATCGCCAAGGCCTTGAGCCACGATCCCGATCTGCTGTTTCTGGATGAACCGACCGCTGGCGTCGATGTCGAACTGCGGCGCGACATGTGGCGGTTGATTGGCGATTTGCGCGAACATGGCGTCACTATCATTCTGACCACGCACTATATCGAAGAAGCCGAAGAAATGGCCGATCGTGTCGGGATTATCGACAATGGCCGTATCCTGCTGGTCGACGATAAACAGGCAATCATGACCCGCCTGGGCCGGACCGAGGCCCGTTTCACGCTGGAAAATCCGCTGGCAGCGATCCCCGCTGCGCTGGAACAGTTCCACTTGTCCTTGCAGGATAATGGTTCGACACTGGTCTACAGGGGCGGGGATGGAACCGGCAAAGGCAAGGCGGAAGTCGCCCAGATTGCACGGATATTGATCCAGCATGACGTGACGTTCGTAGCTCTGGATCAGAAGGAATCCAGCCTTGAGGACATCTTTGTCGAATTGATGCACGAACAGGAGGCCGTGTCGTGA
- a CDS encoding ABC transporter permease, translated as MINWRGTWAIYKQEVARAWRTVFGTIVSPVLTTSLYFVVFGSAIGGQMQAVGGVHYGAFIVPGLLMLTLLSESTANASFGIYMPRFTGSVYELLSAPVGVTETLLGFVGAAATKSLILAAIILATATVFVDYTIVHPILAVGYIMLVAASFSLLGFILGLWAEGFEKLQMIPMLVLMPLTFLGGTFYSIAMLPEPWRTIALFNPIVYLVNGLRWTFYGASDVNILVSAGSTFAFLAICIVVIAIIFKTGWRLRS; from the coding sequence GTGATCAACTGGCGCGGCACCTGGGCCATCTACAAGCAGGAAGTCGCCCGTGCGTGGCGGACCGTGTTCGGCACGATCGTATCCCCCGTTCTGACGACAAGCCTCTACTTCGTTGTCTTCGGTTCCGCGATAGGCGGGCAGATGCAGGCCGTCGGCGGGGTTCACTACGGGGCCTTCATCGTGCCGGGCCTGTTGATGCTGACCTTGCTCAGTGAAAGCACGGCGAATGCCAGTTTCGGGATCTATATGCCGCGTTTCACCGGGTCGGTGTACGAACTGCTGTCCGCCCCCGTTGGGGTCACCGAAACGCTGTTGGGCTTCGTTGGGGCGGCAGCGACCAAGAGCTTGATTCTAGCAGCAATAATCCTTGCGACCGCGACGGTCTTTGTCGACTACACCATCGTACATCCGATCCTGGCGGTCGGGTATATCATGCTGGTTGCCGCTTCGTTTTCGCTCCTTGGATTTATTCTCGGGTTATGGGCGGAAGGCTTTGAAAAGTTACAGATGATTCCGATGCTTGTGCTGATGCCGCTGACGTTTCTGGGTGGGACATTCTATTCGATCGCGATGTTGCCGGAACCCTGGCGGACAATCGCGCTGTTCAATCCGATTGTATATCTGGTCAACGGGTTGCGCTGGACCTTCTACGGCGCTTCGGATGTGAATATTCTCGTGTCCGCCGGTTCCACGTTTGCGTTTCTGGCGATCTGCATCGTGGTGATCGCGATTATCTTCAAAACGGGCTGGCGTCTGCGCAGCTGA
- a CDS encoding peptidylprolyl isomerase — protein sequence MSKALISTVLALSIVLVPGLAAAKDKKDKNGAEAVPARVYAPVNYNLNEDLDNILLLDLSTGERVAIRLMSDWAPHHVERIKQLTREGFYNGVIFHRVIDGFMAQTGDPTGTGRGGSQLPDIKAEFNDMPHVRGTVSMARAASDDSANSQFFIVFYPRFALDRRYTNLGRVIGNMPAVDRIERGEPPQNPTKIVQASIASDNKAPPVLAPVAPAPQPITADMLNQSKAQ from the coding sequence ATGTCGAAAGCCCTGATCTCCACTGTCCTGGCCCTTTCCATTGTTCTTGTTCCGGGCCTCGCGGCTGCGAAAGACAAGAAAGACAAGAATGGTGCAGAGGCGGTCCCGGCGCGGGTCTACGCACCGGTGAACTACAATCTGAACGAAGATCTGGATAATATCCTGCTGCTCGATCTCTCCACAGGCGAACGCGTGGCCATCCGGCTTATGTCCGATTGGGCACCGCATCATGTGGAACGGATCAAGCAACTGACGCGGGAAGGGTTCTACAACGGCGTTATTTTCCACCGTGTGATTGATGGGTTCATGGCGCAGACCGGCGACCCGACCGGTACCGGCCGTGGCGGATCGCAATTGCCTGATATCAAGGCGGAATTCAACGATATGCCGCATGTGCGTGGCACGGTTTCGATGGCGCGTGCCGCTAGCGACGACAGCGCCAACAGCCAGTTTTTCATTGTGTTCTATCCCCGCTTTGCACTGGATCGCCGCTACACCAATCTCGGACGAGTCATCGGCAATATGCCTGCGGTTGACCGTATTGAACGGGGTGAACCGCCGCAGAATCCGACCAAGATTGTTCAGGCATCAATCGCTTCGGATAACAAGGCGCCGCCGGTGCTGGCCCCCGTTGCGCCCGCGCCGCAGCCAATCACTGCGGATATGCTGAACCAGTCCAAGGCCCAGTAG
- a CDS encoding RNA methyltransferase: MQAKADKPVIVLVRPQLGENIGKAARAMLNFGLAEMRLVTPRDGWPNPAAGPAASGADIVLEKAQVFDSVAQAVADCEHVYATTVRKRGVTKPVLTPEQAAQGITTLPGRHAILFGPERSGLETDDVAIAEAIITVPINPEFGSLNLAQAVILCAYEWSKHETLAQPTVEAELPPAPQAELDGLIDHFTRLLEPRGYFLPESRAASTARTLRNMLTKPRWNHLEVRTMRGVLSALGRNRQEPGSQG; this comes from the coding sequence ATGCAAGCAAAGGCTGACAAGCCGGTCATCGTTCTGGTTCGCCCGCAACTGGGCGAAAATATCGGCAAGGCGGCGCGCGCCATGCTCAATTTCGGGCTGGCTGAAATGCGGCTGGTTACCCCACGCGACGGCTGGCCCAACCCGGCCGCCGGCCCGGCGGCATCGGGTGCGGATATCGTGCTGGAAAAGGCGCAGGTGTTTGACAGTGTGGCGCAGGCCGTTGCTGATTGCGAACACGTCTATGCCACGACAGTGCGCAAACGCGGGGTGACAAAACCCGTGCTCACACCGGAACAGGCGGCACAAGGCATTACCACGTTACCCGGTCGCCACGCGATCCTGTTCGGCCCTGAACGGTCCGGCCTGGAAACCGATGATGTGGCGATTGCAGAGGCGATCATCACGGTTCCGATCAATCCGGAATTCGGCTCGCTCAATCTCGCGCAGGCGGTGATCCTTTGCGCCTACGAATGGTCGAAGCACGAAACACTGGCCCAGCCAACCGTAGAAGCAGAGCTGCCCCCTGCCCCACAGGCGGAACTCGACGGCCTGATCGATCATTTCACCCGCCTGCTGGAACCGCGTGGTTATTTCCTGCCCGAATCCAGAGCAGCCTCTACGGCACGCACCCTGCGCAATATGCTGACCAAGCCCCGCTGGAACCACCTCGAGGTCCGCACCATGCGCGGCGTGCTCAGTGCTTTGGGGCGGAATCGGCAAGAACCCGGTTCCCAGGGTTGA
- the nrdR gene encoding transcriptional regulator NrdR, producing MRCPFCAHDDSQVKDSRPTEDNTAIRRRRQCESCGARFTTFERVQLRDITVLKSGDKREAFNRAKIEQSVALACRKRGILQERLDQLVSGIQRQIETLGESEIESARIGEMVMEGLRQLDSVAYIRFASVYRDFSEARDFEEFASSVQEMSGRDASKG from the coding sequence ATGCGCTGCCCGTTCTGCGCGCATGATGACAGTCAGGTAAAGGACTCCCGTCCGACGGAGGACAACACGGCTATTCGCCGTCGGCGCCAATGCGAAAGCTGCGGCGCGCGGTTCACAACGTTCGAACGGGTGCAGTTGCGCGATATCACCGTGTTGAAAAGCGGTGACAAGCGCGAAGCCTTCAATCGCGCGAAGATCGAACAATCGGTCGCGCTGGCGTGCCGCAAACGCGGCATTCTACAGGAACGGCTGGATCAGCTTGTTTCGGGTATTCAGCGCCAGATCGAAACGCTGGGCGAAAGCGAGATTGAGTCCGCGCGTATTGGCGAAATGGTCATGGAAGGCCTGCGCCAGTTGGATAGCGTAGCCTATATCCGCTTCGCCTCGGTCTATCGCGACTTCAGCGAGGCCCGGGACTTTGAGGAGTTTGCCAGCTCCGTACAGGAAATGAGCGGACGCGATGCAAGCAAAGGCTGA
- the queA gene encoding tRNA preQ1(34) S-adenosylmethionine ribosyltransferase-isomerase QueA: MRVDLFDFVLPPERIALRPARPRDAARMLVVRGDIAPFGDCTVRDLPAQLRRGDVLVFNDTRVIPAQLEGRRGDARIGATLHKRIDLRRWQAFIRNGKRLRVGDVVQFARDVAAIAEARHDDGSWTLAFVGDEPVEVLLERAGTMPLPPYIAGKRPTDEADRSDYQTMFAREEGAVAAPTAALHFTPDLLAALDEAGIGRETLTLHVGAGTFLPVKVEDTAEHRMHSEWGRIEPDVAARLNAARQAGGRVIAVGTTSLRVLESATGDDGIIQPFSGDTDIFITPGYRFRAIDGLMTNFHLPRSTLFMLVSALMGMERMQAAYAHAIAEHYRFYSYGDGSLLLP; the protein is encoded by the coding sequence ATGCGTGTTGATCTGTTCGATTTCGTACTCCCTCCGGAGCGAATTGCCCTGCGTCCGGCGCGGCCGCGCGATGCCGCCCGCATGCTGGTGGTGCGCGGTGATATCGCACCCTTCGGCGATTGCACCGTGCGTGATTTGCCTGCGCAATTGCGCCGGGGCGACGTTCTGGTTTTCAACGATACCCGAGTGATTCCCGCGCAACTGGAAGGGCGCCGTGGGGATGCCCGGATTGGTGCCACCCTGCATAAACGCATCGATCTGCGCCGTTGGCAGGCCTTTATCCGTAACGGAAAACGCCTGCGCGTGGGCGATGTGGTGCAGTTTGCCCGCGATGTCGCGGCTATAGCCGAAGCGCGTCATGACGATGGCAGCTGGACGCTTGCCTTTGTCGGGGATGAGCCAGTGGAAGTTCTTCTGGAGCGTGCGGGGACCATGCCCTTGCCGCCCTATATCGCCGGAAAGCGTCCAACCGACGAAGCGGATCGGTCCGATTATCAAACCATGTTTGCGCGCGAGGAAGGTGCGGTCGCTGCGCCCACTGCGGCCCTGCATTTTACGCCCGATTTGCTCGCTGCGCTGGATGAGGCGGGCATTGGTCGCGAAACGCTGACCCTGCATGTCGGGGCGGGCACATTCCTGCCCGTGAAAGTCGAAGATACCGCCGAGCATCGTATGCATTCGGAATGGGGGCGGATCGAACCAGATGTCGCGGCGCGCCTGAATGCCGCGCGTCAGGCTGGCGGTCGGGTGATCGCAGTGGGCACGACTTCGTTGCGGGTGCTGGAAAGCGCGACGGGGGATGACGGGATCATCCAGCCGTTTTCCGGCGATACCGATATCTTCATTACTCCGGGTTACCGTTTCCGTGCGATCGACGGGCTGATGACCAACTTTCACCTGCCCAGATCGACCCTGTTCATGCTGGTTTCCGCACTGATGGGGATGGAACGGATGCAGGCGGCCTATGCCCATGCAATCGCTGAGCACTATCGCTTCTACAGCTATGGCGACGGAAGCCTGTTGCTGCCCTGA